The following coding sequences lie in one Bacteroidales bacterium genomic window:
- a CDS encoding cell division protein ZapA: MSDLSISVKIAERIYKLTIEKQEEEIVRKAALLINDKIREFAGNYMFKDKQDLLAMIALQYTSSALNYEQLESFKNTKLRDKLLGIDKKLEMHLEK; the protein is encoded by the coding sequence ATGAGTGATTTGTCAATATCGGTTAAAATAGCAGAAAGGATTTATAAACTAACTATTGAAAAACAGGAAGAGGAAATCGTGCGCAAAGCTGCTTTATTAATAAACGATAAAATAAGGGAATTTGCAGGAAATTATATGTTTAAAGACAAACAGGACCTGCTGGCAATGATTGCATTGCAATATACCTCAAGTGCGCTGAATTATGAGCAACTAGAATCATTTAAAAATACCAAACTGAGAGATAAATTACTTGGGATTGACAAAAAGCTTGAAATGCATCTCGAAAAGTAA